Proteins from a genomic interval of Trichoderma breve strain T069 chromosome 2, whole genome shotgun sequence:
- a CDS encoding fungal zn(2)-Cys(6) binuclear cluster domain-containing protein, which yields MGPGREGEAEEANNMSYPSPGAEGLDAGPFYHTATRDETHEHEEHQQTHDQHDPTQVHTQEQDHGQIPTHEPASPQHHIQRPPNLEELQLAAQLGQGLAGTSLIPTTDPSMNVEDPGMRNIMPHPEPDQHQTPSYVHEAPASDHMVPHALPVAVGPPLPPYAMGGDGIPPRKRSKVSRACDECRRKKIKCDAQSDTGDSPCSSCARSSMRCLFSRVPQKRGPSKGYIKELADRIHSIENKLESEAPPEDPNRKRPFSSISATDFNATAPPRQAPWGPESRPIIPSATPSDGFAPPTFANNSLAPPSAAIKTDSAPPKPPVAAMDSQVVEAEEVPEIDEDSLHDYLAHVQAIYPILPSSKARIQSLLSQCPSTVRTAFITALQAVGQSSGDTQTASSLLHEWESSEAPHSRATDIVHAQTLLLLIIDADWRASSQLPFLLARAVALANTMKLWKFTPIESASESDSDDQLCVRIWWSLVLMDRWHAAGTGKPAQIPDSSVVAPAGLENTLGEVCYYLNRLSKLLNRTAFVISTMQPGTSTAEPAMAAILADYIENYREDLPGHIEAASYPLVHLAYWHCKLLVTLLTPGATPTETLWPTSELATLLLANAHLRSPFTNHFVSLVTMSLSKLSKMDSSREGAVRLMKEILEKPSGGHWDSVREKLTEQLRPTSSVEATASQGLQHLADLATAHEGIAPGPDDITFGPTLASGYLDVA from the exons ATGGGTCCCGGTCGTGAGGgtgaggcggaggaggccAACAACATGTCGTACCCTTCACCGGGTGCCGAGGGCCTTGATGCAGGCCCATTCTATCACACAGCCACTCGCGATGAGACTCATGAGCATGAGGAGCACCAGCAGACCCATGACCAGCATGATCCTACCCAGGTTCACACACAAGAGCAAGATCATGGCCAGATTCCCACGCACGAGCCGGCGTCTCCCCAACATCACATCCAACGGCCGCCCAACCTGGAAGAACTTCAGCTGGCCGCCCAGCTTGGACAAGGCTTAGCAGGAACCTCTCTCATCCCAACCACTGATCCTAGTATGAACGTGGAAGATCCGGGCATGCGTAACATTATGCCACATCCCGAGCCAGACCAGCACCAGACACCATCGTATGTTCACGAGGCACCGGCATCAGATCATATGGTGCCGCATGCGCTCCCAGTTGCCGTGGGACCTCCGCTACCACCGTATGCTATGGGAGGAGACGGCATCCCACCGAGAAAGCGATCAAAGGTGTCACGTGCTTGTGATGAGTGCCGGCGAAAGAAGATCAAATGCGATGCTCAATCAGATACCGGTGATAGCCCCTGTTCCAGTTGTGCTCGGTCATCTATGCGATGTCTGTTCAGCCGTGTTCCCCAAAAGCGCGGTCCATCTAAGGG GTATATCAAAGAGCTAGCAGACAGGATACATAGCATCGAGAACAAGCTGGAGTCTGAAG CCCCTCCCGAGGACCCAAATCGGAAGAGACCGTTTTCCAGCATATCAGCAACCGACTTCAACGCAacagctcctcctcgacagGCACCATGGGGACCAGAGTCGCGACCAATAATACCATCCGCTACACCTTCGGACGGCTTTGCACCCCCAACGTTTGCTAATAATTCGCTGGCGCCTCCATCTGCGGCAATCAAGACGGACAGCGCGCCACCAAAGCCACCTGTGGCAGCAATGGACTCTCAGGTTGTGGAAGCAGAGGAGGTACCTGAGATTGACGAAGATTCTTTACATGA CTATCTTGCCCATGTTCAAGCCATATATCCCATACTTCCCAGCAGCAAGGCAAGGATTCAGTCTTTGCTGTCTCAATGCCCGTCCACCGTGAGGACGGCATTTATCACAGCTCTTCAAGCAGTCGGGCAATCATCAGGAGACACACAAACTGCGAGTTCCCTTTTGCACGAGTGGGAGAGCAGCGAGGCGCCACACTCGCGTGCCACCGACATTGTGCATGCTCAgacgcttcttctcctgatAATCGACGCAGACTGGCGCGCCTCATCTCAGCTGCCGTTTCTCCTGGCCAGAGCAGTGGCACTTGCGAATACGATGAAGCTGTGGAAGTTTACACCGATTGAGTCTGCCTCGGAATCAGACTCTGACGATCAGCTGTGCGTGCGGATCTGGTGGTCCCTTGTACTGATGGATCGCTGGCACGCGGCTGGAACAGGAAAACCAGCGCAGATCCCAGACAGCAGCGTTGTTGCGCCCGCTGGACTGGAGAACACCCTGGGCGAGGTGTGCTACTATTTAAATC GGTTATCGAAGCTGCTAAATAGGACTGCATTTGTGATTTCCACGATGCAGCCGGGCACATCTACCGCCGAACCCGCCATGGCGGCCATTCTTGCGGACTACATTGAGAACTACCGTGAAGATCTTCCAGGCCACATTGAGGCTGCGTCGTACCCATTGGTGCATCTTGCATACTGGCACTGCAAGCTATTGGTGACATTATTAACACCAGGGGCCACGCCAACTGAGACGCTGTGGCCGACGTCTGAGCTGGCTACCTTGCTGCTAGCAAATGCGCACCTGAGGAGCCCCTTTACCAACCATTTCGTTTCTCTAGTCACCATGTCACTGTCCAAACTGTCCAAGATGGACAGCTCCCGCGAAGGCGCTGTGCGGCTAATGAAGGAGATACTGGAGAAGCCTAGCGGAGGGCACTGGGACAGTGTTAGGGAGAAGCTAACCGAGCAGCTGCGGCCGACATCGTCGGTGGAGGCTACTGCAAGCCAAGGCCTGCAGCATCTGGCGGATTTGGCGACGGCCCATGAGGGCATTGCGCCTGGCCCTGATGACATTACGTTTGGTCCCACGCTCGCGTCGGGCTATCTGGACGTTGCttag
- a CDS encoding copper fist DNA binding domain-containing protein, with product MIIDGEKFACEACVRGHRVSNCQHSGRPLQHINKKGRPVSQCAHCRSQRKSRSAHIKCDCGEKTSKCVHLQPPVDGHLETCCCNHGGRCTCAGKKDVALDTVPESDSEGEMKAATLPPRPVPRRRRANTIHSSDIGMTFDQHGHHKPAKHNRASQKCGPYQLNRVNSAASAGSLGTSTDNLLYQAQNEGHASLQHNFLAREQRLVKSEATSPLMSASTFSQLNGNLPPLDLSGISNYSTYAGSTSFDLFSSGLPDGDGPIMSASLAQSVDWSHLDLREANGESFTPSSYSQAGTQFTGQLDFGSGSEQLPNLAGTRSTSGDVSEVEDFMPGGEGDFEGFATSSSFLRPNVDLASLDYSLFDKTDNQALTGDFSTVEDDPAFYIPNYSGSVTAVEENTDTLGAGSLGGYWEM from the exons ATGATAATTGACGGCGAGAAGTTTGCCTGTGAGGCTTGCGTGCGCGGCCACCGCGTCAGCAACTGTCAACATTCAG gtcgtcctcttcaacaCATTAACAAGAAGGGCCGTCCCGTCTCGCAATGTGCGCACTGTCGCTCGCAGCGCAAGTCCCGGTCCGCTCACATCAAGTGCGATTGCGGCGAGAAGACGAGCAAGTGCGTGCACCTGCAACCGCCCGTGGACGGACACCTTG AGACGTGCTGCTGCAACCATGGCGGACGATGCACCTGCGCCGGAAAGAAGGACGTGGCACTGGACACCGTGCCGGAGTCCGATTCGGAGGGCGAAATGAAGGCAGCCACCCTGCCTCCTCGACCAGTTCCAAGACGGCGACGGGCCAACACGATTCACTCGTCCGACATTGGCATGACCTTTGACCAGCACGGCCACCACAAGCCGGCCAAGCACAACCGTGCCTCACAAAAGTGCGGGCCGTATCAGCTCAACAGGGTCAACTCGGCCGCCAGCGCCGGAAGCCTTGGCACCAGCACCGACAACCTGCTTTATCAAGCACAGAACGAGGGCCATGCGTCGTTGCAGCACAACTTCCTCGCCCGGGAACAGCGCCTGGTCAAGTCGGAGGCGACGTCCCCTCTCATGTCTGCCTCCACCTTTTCGCAGCTCAACGGCAACCTGCCGCCACTCGATCTTTCCGGCATCTCAAACTACTCTACCTATGccggcagcaccagcttTGACCTGTTTTCCAGCGGTCTTCCGGACGGCGACGGACCCATCATGAGCGCGAGCCTGGCGCAGTCAGTTGACTGGAGCCACCTCGACCTGAGGGAAGCAAACGGTGAAAGCTTCACCCCCTCGAGCTACAGCCAGGCCGGCACGCAGTTCACCGGCCAGCTCGATTTCGGTAGCGGCTCCGAGCAGCTGCCCAACCTGGCCGGCACAAGGTCCACGTCCGGCGATGTCTCTGAAGTGGAAGATTTCATGCccggcggcgagggcgacTTTGAAGGATTTGCCACCAGCAGTAGCTTCCTCCGACCCAACGTCGACCTCGCCAGCCTGGATTACAGCCTCTTCGACAAGACCGACAACCAAGCTCTCACCGGCGACTTCTCCACGGTCGAGGACGACCCCGCCTTCTACATTCCCAACTACAGTGGCAGCGTCACTGCGGTAGAGGAGAACACCGACACCCTCGGCGCTGGCTCATTAGGCGGCTACTGGGAAATGTGA